Proteins encoded by one window of Lathyrus oleraceus cultivar Zhongwan6 chromosome 1, CAAS_Psat_ZW6_1.0, whole genome shotgun sequence:
- the LOC127122403 gene encoding plant cysteine oxidase 2 codes for MGIERTLGDRKGRDFCELPKETITNSRSRRNRRRHKMPPVQILFETCKEVFASSGTGIVPPAQDIDKLQSVLDGIKPEDVDLRPDMPYFMANASHRRPKITYLHIYECEKFSMGIFCLPPSGVIPLHNHPGMTVFSKLLFGTMHIKSYDWVVDLPPQSPTIVKPSESQVPDLRLAKVKVDADFTAPCNPSILYPEDGGNMHVFTAVTACAFLDVLGPPYSDVDGRHCTYYTDYPFSNFSVEGLSIPEEDNNVYEWLQEKDQLEDLKVEGKMYSGPTIVEN; via the exons ATGGGGATTGAGAGAACATTGGGTGATAGAAAAGGAAGAGATTTTTGTGAATTGCCAAAGGAAACAATTACTAACAGCAGGTCAAGGAGGAACCGGCGGCGTCATAAGATGCCGCCGGTTCAGATACTTTTTGAGACTTGTAAGGAAGTCTTTGCATCTTCTGGGACAGGAATTGTTCCTCCAGCTCAGGACATTGACAAGTTGCAATCTGTTTTAG ATGGGATAAAACCAGAAGATGTTGACTTGAGACCTGATATGCCATATTTCATGGCAAATGCATCTCATAGAAGGCCAAAAATTACATACTTACATATTTACGAGTGCGAGAAATTCTCA ATGGGAATATTTTGTTTGCCACCATCTGGTGTTATTCCTCTGCACAATCACCCTGGAATGACAGTTTTTAGTAAGCTACTTTTTGGAACTATGCACATCAAATCATATGATTGGGTTGTTGATTTGCCTCCTCAATCTCCTACCATTGTCAAACCCTCCGAAA GCCAGGTTCCTGATTTGAGGTTAGCTAAAGTAAAGGTTGATGCTGATTTCACTGCTCCTTGCAACCCTTCAATCTTGTATCCGGAGGATGGTGGAAACATGCATGTTTTCACAGCAGTGACAGCATGTGCATTTCTTGATGTTCTTGGTCCTCCATATTCTGATGTTGATGGAAGACACTGCACTTACTATACTGATTACCCTTTTTCCAACTTTTCAG TTGAGGGATTATCCATACCAGAAGAGGATAATAATGTTTATGAATGGCTACAAGAAAAGGACCAACTTGAAGATTTAAAAGTTGAAGGAAAAATGTACAGTGGTCCAACAATTGTGGAGAACTAG